In Rhea pennata isolate bPtePen1 chromosome 13, bPtePen1.pri, whole genome shotgun sequence, the following proteins share a genomic window:
- the LOC134146045 gene encoding histamine H3 receptor-like yields MGQDLAWLNHSGSPCAAGGQRGGPFSAAAAALLAALMGLLVLATVLGNALVILAFVVDRSVRTQSNFFLLNLAIADLLVGGFCIPLYIPYVLTGEWRLGRGLCKLWLVVDYLVCTASVFNIVLISFDRFISVTKAINYRVQKGMTRNAILKMITVWIAAFLLYGPAILSWEHIAQKSILPEGECHAEFFYNWYFLMIASTIEFFTPFITVTYFNLSIYLNIRKRTSLRNENLSSGQEDCEMNFQGKKREHVFFVKPANRHKQEKRANSLSPPKQQVSKFSLSKLENQSLNLNVSQDLPPLQVDVETKPHRNGLYKTTESICNTTRRRDIANTMANKFRLSRDKRVAKSLAILVCVFGLCWAPYTLLMIIRAACHRHCVHYSLYETSFWFLWVNSAINPILYPLCHMSFRKAFIKLLCPGKAKIHPHVLM; encoded by the exons ATGGGCCAGGACCTGGCGTGGCTCAACCACTCCGGCAGCCCgtgcgcggcgggcgggcagcgcggcgggcccttctccgctgccgccgcggcgctgctggCGGCGCTCAtggggctgctggtgctggccACCGTGCTGGGCAATGCCCTGGTCATCCTGGCGTTCGTGGTGGACCGGAGCGTCCGCACGCAGAGCAACTTCTTCCTTCTGAACCTGGCCATCGCCGATCTGCTGGTGG GCGGCTTCTGCATCCCCCTCTATATCCCTTACGTGCTGACGGGCGAGTGGAGGCTCGGCAGAGGCTTGTGCAAGCTGTGGCTGGTGGTAGACTACCTGGTGTGCACTGCCTCCGTCTTCAACATCGTCCTCATCAGCTTCGACAGGTTCATCTCTGTCACCAAGGCG ataAATTACAGGGTTCAGAAAGGGATGACTAGAAATGCAATACTGAAGATGATCACTGTATggattgctgcttttcttctctatgGTCCAGCCATCCTTAGCTGGGAGCACATTGCCCAAAAAAGCATCCTCCCTGAAGGAGAATGTCACGCAGAATTCTTCTACAACTGGTATTTCCTAATGATTGCATCTACTATTGAATTCTTTACACCTTTCATCACTGTTACATACTTTAACTTAAGTATTTACCTCAACATCAGGAAGCGCACTTCCCTGAGAAATGAAAACCTATCATCTGGTCAAGAGGACTGTGAAATGaatttccaggggaaaaaaagggaacaCGTATTTTTTGTAAAACCTGCTAACAGACACAAACAGGAGAAGAGAGCAAACAGTCTTTCTCCCCCTAAACAACAGGTGTCAAAGTTCAGCCTATCTAAGCTTGAGAATCAGTCATTAAATTTGAATGTCAGTCAAGACCTTCCACCACTTCAGGTAGATGTTGAGACCAAACCACATAGGAATGGTTTATACAAAACTACAGAAAGCATATGCAACACCACACGCAGAAGGGACATTGCTAACACCATGGCAAATAAATTTAGACTTTCCCGAGATAAAAGAGTAGCAAAATCATTAGCAATTCTTGTCTGTGTGTTTGGTTTGTGCTGGGCTCCATACACACTCTTGATGATCATTAGAGCAGCTTGCCACAGGCACTGTGTACATTATTCACTTTATGAGACTTCATTTTGGTTTCTCTGGGTGAATTCAGCCATTAACCCTATTCTATATCCATTGTGCCACATGAGctttagaaaagcttttataaaaCTCCTGTGTCCAGGAAAAGCCAAAATTCATCCTCATGTTTTgatgtga